One Setaria viridis chromosome 3, Setaria_viridis_v4.0, whole genome shotgun sequence DNA window includes the following coding sequences:
- the LOC117847611 gene encoding uncharacterized protein isoform X2, which translates to MRWGGALLLVAVFAVVAVAKDSADTLPVETNGDGSSAQSGVENLEHHDEPDPNKEHVAHENGGVKNDNSGNNKKDNSTEGTNIRRDDSIPQPKNKDNSGTKSSQAKDFLQDPLIMGCDPSHRCIIENKKFIGCLKVPGEDSLALSLLMDNKGVDPLDVSITAPDYVSLAEDTVHVEANGHNEVRVSISDAANSTAIILKVAGESCTVNIHSAITRETGRVIRMPFTSTYALVSVFLLLAVVGVCIKLRRMRKQDGGPAYQKLDTADLPVSTGGKKEHKQSDKWDDNWGDDWDDEEAPMTPSKPMPNPSSKGLAPRRSTKDGWKD; encoded by the exons ATGCGGTGGGGCGGTGCGCTGCTCCTGGTGGCCGTCTTCGCCGTGGTCGCCGTAGCAAAG GATAGTGCGGATACGCTACCAGTCGAAACAAATGGTGATGGCTCTAGTGCACAGTCAGGTGTTGAGAATTTAGAACACCATGATGAGCCAGATCCTAATAAAGAGCATGTGGCCCACGAGAATGGAGGAGTCAAGAATGATAACAGTGGGAACAATAAGAAGGATAACTCAACAGAAGGAACCAACATCAGAAGAGATGACTCAATACCGCAGCCAAAGAACAAAGATAACAGCGGAACAAAATCTTCACAAGCAAAAGATTTCTTGCAAGATCCTCTTATTATGGGGTGTGATCCGTCACATAGATGTATTATTGAAAATAAGAAATTCATCGGCTGCTTAAAAGTTCCGGGAGAag ATTCACTAGCTCTCTCACTTCTGATGGACAACAAAGGCGTGGACCCACTTGATGTTAGCATCACAGCTCCGGATTATGTTAGTTTAGCTGAAGATACTGTCCATGTTGAAGCAAATGGTCATAATGAG GTCAGGGTTTCCATCAGTGATGCTGCAAACAGCACGGCCATAATCCTCAAAGTTGCAGGAGAATCCTGTACTGTTAACATTCACAGTGCAATCACAAGGGAGACTGGCAGAGTCATACGGATGCCGTTTACCTCAACATACGCGCTGGTATCTGTCTTTCTTCTCCTTGCTGTGGTGGGAGTGTGCATCAAACTTCGGAGGATGCGCAAGCAAGATGGTGGCCCTGCATACCAGAAGCTCGACACAGCTGATCTACCGGTTTCGACTGGAGGTAAGAAAGAACACAAACAATCTGATAAGTGGGACGACAATTGGGGAGATGACTgggatgatgaggaagcgccgaTGACACCATCCAAACCTATGCCCAACCCATCCTCCAAAGGTCTCGCTCCAAGGAGATCGACAAAAGATGGCTGGAAAGATTAG
- the LOC117847611 gene encoding uncharacterized protein isoform X1, producing the protein MRWGGALLLVAVFAVVAVAKDSADTLPVETNGDGSSAQSGVENLEHHDEPDPNKEHVAHENGGVKNDNSGNNKKDNSTEGTNIRRDDSIPQPKNKDNSGTKSSQAKDFLQDPLIMGCDPSHRCIIENKKFIGCLKVPGEDSLALSLLMDNKGVDPLDVSITAPDYVSLAEDTVHVEANGHNETQVRVSISDAANSTAIILKVAGESCTVNIHSAITRETGRVIRMPFTSTYALVSVFLLLAVVGVCIKLRRMRKQDGGPAYQKLDTADLPVSTGGKKEHKQSDKWDDNWGDDWDDEEAPMTPSKPMPNPSSKGLAPRRSTKDGWKD; encoded by the exons ATGCGGTGGGGCGGTGCGCTGCTCCTGGTGGCCGTCTTCGCCGTGGTCGCCGTAGCAAAG GATAGTGCGGATACGCTACCAGTCGAAACAAATGGTGATGGCTCTAGTGCACAGTCAGGTGTTGAGAATTTAGAACACCATGATGAGCCAGATCCTAATAAAGAGCATGTGGCCCACGAGAATGGAGGAGTCAAGAATGATAACAGTGGGAACAATAAGAAGGATAACTCAACAGAAGGAACCAACATCAGAAGAGATGACTCAATACCGCAGCCAAAGAACAAAGATAACAGCGGAACAAAATCTTCACAAGCAAAAGATTTCTTGCAAGATCCTCTTATTATGGGGTGTGATCCGTCACATAGATGTATTATTGAAAATAAGAAATTCATCGGCTGCTTAAAAGTTCCGGGAGAag ATTCACTAGCTCTCTCACTTCTGATGGACAACAAAGGCGTGGACCCACTTGATGTTAGCATCACAGCTCCGGATTATGTTAGTTTAGCTGAAGATACTGTCCATGTTGAAGCAAATGGTCATAATGAG ACACAGGTCAGGGTTTCCATCAGTGATGCTGCAAACAGCACGGCCATAATCCTCAAAGTTGCAGGAGAATCCTGTACTGTTAACATTCACAGTGCAATCACAAGGGAGACTGGCAGAGTCATACGGATGCCGTTTACCTCAACATACGCGCTGGTATCTGTCTTTCTTCTCCTTGCTGTGGTGGGAGTGTGCATCAAACTTCGGAGGATGCGCAAGCAAGATGGTGGCCCTGCATACCAGAAGCTCGACACAGCTGATCTACCGGTTTCGACTGGAGGTAAGAAAGAACACAAACAATCTGATAAGTGGGACGACAATTGGGGAGATGACTgggatgatgaggaagcgccgaTGACACCATCCAAACCTATGCCCAACCCATCCTCCAAAGGTCTCGCTCCAAGGAGATCGACAAAAGATGGCTGGAAAGATTAG
- the LOC117847610 gene encoding isocitrate dehydrogenase [NADP] — protein sequence MAFNKIKVANPVVEMDGDEMTRIFWKSIKDKLIFPFLDLDIKYFDLGLPHRDATDDKVTVEAAEATLKYNVAIKCATITPDEARVKEFSLKAMWKSPNGTIRNILNGTVFREPIICKNIPRLVPGWTKPICIGRHAFGDQYRATDAVIKGPGKLKLVYEGKEEQVELEVYNFTGAGGVALAMYNTDESIHAFAEASMATAYEKKWPLYLSTKNTILKKYDGRFKDIFQEVYEAGWKSKFEAAGIWYEHRLIDDMVAYALKSEGGYVWACKNYDGDVQSDFLAQGFGSLGLMTSVLVCPDGKTIEAEAAHGTVTRHYRVHQKGGETSTNSIASIFAWTRGLAHRAKLDDNARLLDFTQKLEAACIGAVESGKMTKDLALLVHGSSNVTRSHYLNTEEFIDAVADELRSRLAANSNL from the exons ATGGCGTTCAACAAGATCAAGGTCGCCAACCCCGTCGTCGAGATGGACG GCGATGAGATGACCAGGATCTTCTGGAAATCTATCAAGGACAAG CTGATCTTCCCGTTCTTGGACTTGGACATAAAATACTTCGACCTTGGACTTCCACACCGTGATGCTACTGATGACAAAGTCACAGTAGAGGCTGCGGAGGCCACACTCAA GTACAATGTGGCTATCAAGTGTGCCACCATCACACCGG ACGAAGCAAGGGTAAAGGAGTTCAGCTTGAAGGCCATGTGGAAGAGCCCGAATGGCACAATTAGGAACATTCTGAATG GCACTGTGTTCAGAGAACCAATCATCTGCAAAAACATCCCACGGCTTGTTCCAG GGTGGACAAAGCCCATTTGCATTGGGAGGCATGCATTCGGCGATCAGTACCGGGCAACTGATGCAGTTATCAAGGGACCTGGCAAGCTTAAATTAGTTTATG AGGGAAAAGAAGAGCAAGTTGAGCTGGAGGTGTACAACTTTACTGGTGCTGGAGGAGTTGCCTTGGCAATGTACAACACTGACGAG TCCATCCACGCCTTTGCTGAGGCTTCTATGGCCACTGCTTATGAAAAGAAATGGCCGTTGTACCTTAGCACCAAGAATACAATATTGAAGAAATATGATGGCAG GTTCAAGGACATTTTCCAGGAGGTGTATGAAGCTGGGTGGAAATCCAAATTTGAGGCCGCCGGCATATG GTATGAGCACCGCCTTATTGATGACATGGTTGCATACGCACTTAAGAGTGAAGGAGGGTATGTCTGGGCTTGCAAGAATTATGATGGAGATGTGCAGAGCGATTTCTTAGCTCAAG GTTTTGGCTCATTGGGTTTGATGACATCAGTATTG GTGTGCCCTGATGGAAAGACGATTGAAGCTGAAGCTGCCCATGGTACTGTTACCCGTCATTACCGTGTTCACCAGAAAGGAGGTGAAACCAGTACAAACAGCATTGCCTCGATATTTGCATGGACAAGAGGACTTGCGCACAG GGCAAAGCTTGATGACAATGCTAGACTACTTGACTTCACTCAGAAGCTTGAGGCTGCCTGCATTGGAGCTGTCGAGTCTGGGAAGATGACCAAGGACCTTGCCCTTCTTGTTCACGGATCTTCAAA TGTCACGAGGAGCCATTACCTGAACACCGAAGAGTTCATCGACGCGGTTGCTGATGAGCTCAGATCAAGGCTGGCGGCCAACTCAAACTTATAA